The Nitrospirota bacterium genome contains a region encoding:
- a CDS encoding right-handed parallel beta-helix repeat-containing protein, which produces MRKMGVLSVLIFCMIFMAVQSASAEAVVKQLYYQKKLTTAPAGSTTSTPVNFTFSLWDDPAAGTSVWEETKAISVTSTTRLISTYLGDTVSFDSRLVDFSEQLWVQVQDSSGAVIGTRERLGVVPYALFSATSDVPGVPGPQGEPGPMGPQGIRGIQGETGPVGPQGLKGDTGLTGATGPQGPKGDTGPQGPQGIQGVKGDKGDTGAQGIQGPKGDTGATGATGPQGVAGPIGPKGDTGATGAVGPQGPKGLTGDTGPQGPIGLTGPQGPAGFVTLPYAATANTVSTAFWLSNNSGHVIRGESTNYTAIYGSSTNYIGVGGSTTDGYGVYGYASGSGLAGYFIGNTSVYGEQTVSGNITSQGTITGKTFSGDGSGLSKVNAETLDGQHASDIINAAADEKRTAITSLPYTISTSGSYYLTGNLTSTGKGITVNADNVTIDFNGFTITGPGKTSGYYASWYGISMGGSNIEVRNGTVRSFRGSGISGSTGKGNRIISMRVMENAGNGIIQGNNVLVRDCSAYNNDAHGIRVDGGSTVSGNTASDNGYSGIYASGSTIIGNAADGNQSHGIEAEDSLVKNNSARSNGQDGIHFINYGRCLVDGNFALGNSQSGPGAGLNMGTCTFCTPGLNHAP; this is translated from the coding sequence ATGAGGAAGATGGGAGTACTCAGTGTATTAATTTTTTGTATGATCTTTATGGCAGTGCAGAGTGCATCGGCTGAAGCGGTGGTCAAGCAGCTCTATTACCAGAAGAAGCTGACGACAGCGCCGGCAGGCAGCACAACTTCAACGCCGGTGAACTTCACCTTCAGCCTCTGGGATGATCCGGCAGCGGGGACCAGTGTATGGGAGGAGACCAAGGCCATTTCAGTGACGAGCACGACACGTCTGATCAGCACGTATCTGGGGGACACGGTTTCTTTTGATTCACGGCTGGTGGATTTCTCCGAGCAGCTGTGGGTGCAGGTGCAGGACAGTAGTGGAGCGGTGATCGGGACAAGAGAGAGGCTGGGGGTCGTGCCGTATGCCCTGTTCAGTGCAACGAGCGATGTGCCGGGAGTGCCGGGGCCGCAGGGAGAGCCCGGACCGATGGGACCCCAGGGTATACGAGGTATACAGGGTGAGACAGGACCCGTGGGGCCTCAAGGACTCAAAGGTGATACCGGTTTGACTGGAGCCACTGGTCCGCAGGGACCCAAAGGAGATACCGGACCTCAAGGACCGCAAGGCATACAGGGAGTAAAGGGAGATAAAGGCGATACAGGAGCACAGGGAATACAGGGTCCAAAAGGTGATACCGGGGCAACAGGTGCAACAGGTCCTCAAGGAGTAGCAGGACCGATTGGACCAAAGGGTGATACCGGTGCGACCGGAGCAGTTGGGCCACAAGGTCCGAAGGGACTGACCGGTGATACCGGTCCTCAAGGCCCTATTGGTTTGACTGGCCCGCAGGGACCGGCTGGCTTCGTAACCTTGCCCTATGCGGCGACTGCAAACACAGTTTCCACTGCCTTTTGGCTTAGCAATAACTCCGGGCATGTAATACGGGGGGAATCTACCAATTATACTGCAATATATGGGTCATCCACCAATTATATAGGTGTGGGAGGCAGTACTACAGATGGGTACGGTGTATATGGCTATGCGAGTGGATCAGGCCTTGCAGGATACTTCATTGGCAATACCAGTGTGTATGGTGAGCAGACGGTATCCGGCAATATCACCTCGCAGGGGACAATCACGGGGAAAACTTTCAGCGGCGATGGATCGGGGCTCAGCAAGGTAAACGCCGAAACCCTTGATGGTCAGCACGCAAGCGACATTATTAACGCTGCGGCGGATGAGAAGAGAACGGCGATCACCTCATTGCCCTACACCATCAGCACGTCCGGCTCATACTATCTTACCGGCAATCTCACCTCCACAGGAAAAGGCATCACGGTGAATGCAGACAACGTGACCATAGACTTCAACGGCTTCACCATCACCGGCCCCGGCAAGACGTCGGGTTACTACGCAAGCTGGTACGGCATCAGTATGGGGGGAAGCAACATAGAAGTCAGAAACGGCACCGTCAGGAGTTTTCGAGGTTCCGGAATCTCTGGTTCTACTGGAAAAGGAAACAGAATCATAAGCATGAGGGTTATGGAAAATGCTGGAAACGGTATTATACAAGGCAACAATGTTCTTGTACGTGACTGCTCTGCATACAATAATGACGCTCATGGCATACGTGTCGATGGCGGCTCAACGGTAAGCGGCAATACTGCATCCGATAATGGGTATAGCGGCATATATGCCTCAGGCTCAACGATAATCGGCAATGCGGCAGACGGTAACCAGAGCCATGGCATAGAGGCAGAAGACAGTTTAGTGAAGAACAATTCTGCTCGCTCTAACGGCCAAGATGGCATTCATTTTATTAACTATGGCCGTTGCCTCGTGGATGGGAATTTCGCCCTTGGCAATAGCCAATCCGGCCCCGGTGCAGGCCTGAACATGGGCACATGTACATTCTGCACCCCCGGTCTCAACCATGCACCCTAA
- the lepB gene encoding signal peptidase I, translated as MKLVLLLMLVIHLLPRNARAEFRGYTVAGDSMSPALVSGDKVVVDTDLKGPVQRGDLVAIGFSTSSTPMVKRVAAVPGDRIEFRDNAVWVNGRKVREIDRQRWQSTIKQIEFHGHRIPEQHYLILGDNPRNSRDSGRLGLISADRLKGRVVKVRKAEGAQ; from the coding sequence ATGAAGCTGGTTTTATTGCTCATGCTTGTGATCCACCTTCTTCCACGGAACGCAAGGGCCGAGTTCAGAGGGTACACGGTAGCAGGGGACTCGATGTCCCCTGCCCTTGTATCCGGAGACAAGGTAGTCGTCGACACCGACCTGAAAGGTCCGGTGCAGCGCGGCGACCTTGTAGCAATTGGCTTCAGCACCTCATCGACTCCCATGGTGAAGCGGGTGGCTGCTGTCCCGGGAGACAGGATTGAATTCAGGGACAACGCCGTATGGGTAAACGGGCGGAAGGTCCGCGAGATCGACCGGCAGCGGTGGCAATCGACCATCAAGCAGATCGAATTTCATGGCCATCGGATACCCGAGCAGCACTATCTCATACTGGGCGACAACCCCCGCAACAGCAGAGACAGCGGCAGGCTCGGCCTCATCTCCGCTGACCGCCTCAAGGGCAGGGTTGTCAAGGTGAGGAAGGCTGAGGGAGCACAGTGA
- a CDS encoding ATP-binding protein → MLVSLHMVQRRFWLERIKKGLRERPILWLSGVRRAGKTMLCQSFPHIEYFDCELPRVRRMMEDPQSFLDDVKGRTLVLDEVHRLDNPSEILKIAADHYPGTKILATGSSTLGASAKFKDTLAGRKYELWLTPMVSADLTDFGRTELARRFLHGGLPPFFLEEKIPERDFQEWMEAYWAKDIQELFRLERRHSFLKFAELLMVQSGGIFEATAFARPCEVSRTTISNYLAVLEATFVVHVIRPFSSHRPAEIISAPKVYAFDTGFMCYSRGWHELRNDDFGTLWEHFVLNEMHAQTQSRSIFYWRDKRGHEVDFVLARRKSEPVAIECKWSASDFDVTNLKAFRRQYPKGSNFVVASDVQRAFSRQYDSIQVRFTGLGDLIKAILDTEQNR, encoded by the coding sequence ATGCTAGTATCATTGCATATGGTACAAAGGCGCTTTTGGCTTGAGAGAATAAAAAAGGGATTAAGAGAGCGGCCAATCCTCTGGCTTTCCGGCGTCCGCCGTGCCGGCAAAACCATGCTTTGCCAGAGCTTCCCCCACATCGAGTATTTCGACTGCGAGCTGCCGAGGGTCCGGCGTATGATGGAGGATCCGCAATCGTTCCTGGACGATGTCAAGGGGCGTACGCTCGTGCTGGATGAAGTCCACCGCCTTGACAACCCCTCCGAAATCCTGAAAATCGCAGCAGACCATTATCCCGGCACGAAGATACTGGCTACAGGGTCGTCCACGCTCGGCGCTTCGGCAAAGTTCAAGGATACCCTGGCCGGCAGAAAATATGAGCTATGGCTGACACCTATGGTTTCTGCAGATCTCACTGATTTCGGCCGTACTGAGCTCGCGCGCCGTTTTTTGCACGGCGGCCTCCCGCCGTTTTTTTTGGAGGAAAAGATACCCGAACGTGATTTCCAGGAATGGATGGAGGCGTACTGGGCAAAAGACATCCAGGAGTTGTTCCGGCTTGAGCGGAGGCACTCGTTTCTGAAATTTGCAGAGCTGCTCATGGTCCAAAGCGGGGGGATCTTTGAGGCGACCGCTTTTGCCCGTCCCTGCGAAGTCAGCCGGACGACCATATCCAATTACCTGGCCGTCCTCGAAGCGACTTTTGTCGTCCATGTAATACGCCCGTTCAGCTCCCATCGCCCTGCGGAAATCATCTCGGCGCCCAAAGTGTATGCCTTCGATACCGGCTTCATGTGCTATTCACGGGGATGGCATGAGTTGCGCAATGATGACTTTGGTACGCTGTGGGAGCATTTTGTTCTGAACGAAATGCATGCACAGACGCAATCCCGCAGCATTTTCTACTGGAGAGATAAACGCGGCCACGAGGTGGATTTTGTGCTGGCACGGCGCAAATCCGAGCCGGTCGCCATTGAATGCAAGTGGTCGGCATCCGACTTTGATGTGACAAATCTCAAGGCCTTCAGAAGGCAGTATCCGAAGGGGAGCAACTTTGTAGTCGCCTCCGATGTCCAGAGGGCTTTTTCCCGGCAGTATGACAGCATACAGGTGAGATTTACAGGCTTGGGGGACCTGATCAAGGCGATACTGGATACAGAGCAAAATCGGTAA